The Monomorium pharaonis isolate MP-MQ-018 chromosome 5, ASM1337386v2, whole genome shotgun sequence genome includes a window with the following:
- the LOC105836771 gene encoding uncharacterized protein LOC105836771, giving the protein MKNRITSVSDQFVNLIWRVACWLWETLELILIIILDCLTRLIELILVTVKLIFQVISFFRDLCIDAMQTFVNVFRGIVNIVSSISCDDVEDFVSACIVVALCIGAIKMFMDLLKRNPHAKLFDMFGQRVTQIDNNNNLTARSHCQDACLPARKTRRRSKQRNRRRYRSVSQKKN; this is encoded by the exons ATGAAAAACCGAATAACCAGCGTCTCCGATCAATTTGTAAACCTCATCTGGCGAGTCGCCTGTTGGCTTTGGGAGACCCTCGAACTTATCCTGATTATCATACTCGACTGCTTAACGAGGCTAATTGAACTAATACTCGTGACggtgaaattaatatttcag gtaaTCAGCTTCTTTAGGGATTTATGCATTGACGCGATGCAGACATTCGTCAATGTTTTCCGCGGGATCGTTAACATCGTTAGCAGCATCAGCTGCGATGACGTCGAGGACTTTGTCTCCGCCTGTATCGTCGTTGCTTTGTGCATCGGAGCCATTAAGATGTTCATGGATCTTCTCAAAAGA AATCCCCACGCGAAGCTGTTCGATATGTTTGGGCAACGCGTGACGCAAAtcgacaataataataatctgacAGCAAGGAGCCACTGCCAGGATGCGTGTCTTCCGGCGAGAAAAACGAGAAGGCGATCAAAGCAACGAAATAGGAGGCGATATCGGTCAGtctcacaaaagaaaaattaa
- the LOC105836772 gene encoding uncharacterized protein LOC105836772 has translation MNRRSMNVGNPRIVCLALAVLAFFQRGCAIDCFKCVSIDGSNKPCDDPFHNNGSRAFLESPCLGGRKGRDGLFPASACLKIAGVYDESGQTLMVRGCALDSGTLTTDSEIIRMSHCGGFYFDDKYVRGCVQSCSDADACNASSRNLAPLIALVLPILAGLA, from the exons ATGAATCGCCGAAGCATGAACGTAGGGAATCCCCGGATCGTTTGCCTCGCGCTCGCCGTCCTCGCCTTCTTCCAAAGAG GGTGTGCCATCGACTGTTTCAAGTGTGTCTCGATCGATGGCAGCAACAAACCCTGCGATGACCCATTTCACAACAACGGGAGCCGCGCTTTCTTGGAGTCGCCCTGCTTGGGGGGTAGAAAAGGCCGGGACGGGCTCTTTCCAGCGTCCGCTTGTCTTAAGATTGCCGGCGTGTATG ATGAATCCGGTCAAACCCTGATGGTGAGAGGCTGCGCGTTGGACAGCGGAACCCTAACAACGGACTCCGAGATTATCAGAATGTCCCACTGCGGTGGTTTCTACTTTGATGACAA GTACGTGCGTGGGTGTGTGCAATCTTGTAGCGATGCGGACGCGTGCAATGCATCATCGAGAAATCTCGCGCCGCTGATCGCCCTCGTGTTGCCAATTCTCGCGGGACTCGCGTGA